In a single window of the Natronosalvus caseinilyticus genome:
- a CDS encoding class I SAM-dependent methyltransferase, which produces MDRRSEVRETYDRIATHFASTREYAWPEVEAFVDEYVGGADDLKLGLDLGCGNCRHAEVLAERVQRVVGLDVSRGLLETGRNRALERGFSVDLVQSEAASLPLRGDAVDAAVYVATIHHLPTRAARVASLDELARVLAPGGVALVSAWSTAHDAFDENAGFDTTVEWTLPGGEAVDRFYHIYDPDEFEADLETSALETVSLVISSGNCYAVVRSDG; this is translated from the coding sequence ATGGACAGACGGAGCGAGGTACGGGAGACGTACGACCGGATCGCCACCCACTTCGCGTCCACGCGCGAGTACGCCTGGCCGGAGGTGGAGGCGTTCGTCGACGAGTACGTCGGCGGTGCAGACGACCTGAAACTCGGTCTCGACCTCGGCTGTGGTAACTGCCGACACGCCGAGGTGCTCGCCGAGCGGGTTCAGCGCGTCGTCGGGCTCGACGTCAGCCGCGGGTTACTCGAGACCGGCCGAAACCGCGCCCTCGAGCGTGGCTTCTCGGTGGATCTCGTGCAGAGCGAGGCCGCGTCCCTCCCGCTCCGAGGCGACGCCGTCGACGCCGCCGTCTACGTCGCGACGATTCACCACCTGCCGACCAGGGCTGCGCGGGTAGCGAGCCTCGACGAACTCGCTCGCGTGCTCGCCCCCGGGGGCGTCGCCCTCGTGAGCGCCTGGAGCACCGCCCACGACGCTTTCGACGAAAACGCGGGCTTCGACACGACCGTCGAGTGGACCCTCCCCGGTGGCGAGGCGGTCGACCGATTCTACCACATCTACGATCCCGACGAGTTCGAGGCCGATCTCGAGACGAGCGCGCTCGAAACCGTCTCTCTCGTGATCTCGAGCGGGAACTGCTACGCGGTGGTTCGATCGGACGGCTGA
- a CDS encoding alpha/beta hydrolase, with translation MTEDRPPSHATEPILQAGAPAGASRAALVVVHGRGATAQGAINLFEPLSRHGLAVFAPQAFRSRWYPSTPETELEPDDPWFAASVDRVEACLERAASVGVGAERTVLVGFSQGARVVAEFLCQSPRRYGGAGILAGTVPGVSSGADDRPAVGSLEGTPVLLASGEDDPNVSSSGLRSTAEFFESIDGDVDLVITPDTGHAVSDEAFAWLERRVEAVLESTTR, from the coding sequence GTGACCGAGGATCGACCGCCCTCGCACGCGACGGAGCCGATACTCCAGGCCGGAGCGCCAGCGGGAGCCAGTCGGGCCGCCCTCGTCGTCGTCCACGGCCGGGGCGCGACCGCACAGGGGGCGATCAACCTCTTCGAGCCACTCTCGCGCCACGGCCTCGCCGTCTTCGCCCCGCAGGCGTTCCGGAGCCGGTGGTATCCGTCGACGCCTGAAACGGAACTCGAACCCGACGACCCCTGGTTCGCAGCGAGTGTCGACCGCGTCGAGGCGTGTCTCGAGCGAGCGGCGAGTGTCGGCGTCGGCGCCGAGCGAACGGTGCTCGTCGGCTTCTCCCAGGGGGCTCGCGTCGTGGCCGAATTTCTGTGCCAGTCGCCTCGGCGCTACGGCGGTGCCGGCATCCTCGCTGGAACGGTTCCCGGCGTCTCGAGCGGAGCGGACGACCGTCCGGCGGTAGGCTCGCTCGAGGGAACCCCCGTTCTGCTCGCATCGGGCGAAGACGACCCGAACGTCTCCTCGTCGGGGCTACGATCGACCGCCGAATTTTTCGAGTCTATCGACGGAGATGTCGATCTCGTGATCACGCCGGACACCGGCCACGCCGTCAGCGACGAGGCGTTTGCCTGGCTCGAGCGACGGGTCGAGGCAGTGCTCGAGTCGACGACTCGGTAG
- a CDS encoding alpha/beta fold hydrolase: MKLRSALGVAAGTVGLTALGNRLLASRAGPLENPVPGVERTYHWRGMDVCYTVAGEPDAPDMVLVHGIHAAASGQEFADVVDELADTYRVTVVDLPGFGRSDRPPLVYSPELYAEFLEEFLHDQTETPIVVASSLSASFAVDAASEVDLERLILICPLADTTERRPWIRTLFRTPLVGTALFNVLVSKPSTRYFYERDGFYDADRIDPESLEYAWQSAHQPGAKYAPASFVAGTLDPDSDFDLATELAALEVPTTLVWGRDAELVPLRDGRELADAADLDLVVIDYATQMPHAEHPEKFLEYVSAELPRTDS; encoded by the coding sequence ATGAAGCTTCGATCTGCCCTCGGAGTGGCCGCCGGAACCGTCGGCCTGACCGCACTCGGGAACCGCCTCCTGGCGTCCCGCGCCGGTCCCCTCGAGAACCCCGTTCCCGGCGTCGAGCGAACCTACCACTGGCGAGGGATGGACGTCTGCTACACGGTCGCCGGTGAGCCGGACGCCCCGGACATGGTGCTGGTTCACGGGATCCACGCCGCGGCGAGCGGGCAGGAGTTCGCCGACGTCGTCGACGAGCTCGCTGACACCTACCGCGTGACGGTCGTCGACCTCCCCGGGTTCGGGCGCTCCGACCGCCCGCCGCTCGTGTACTCGCCCGAACTCTACGCGGAGTTCCTGGAGGAGTTCCTCCACGACCAGACCGAGACCCCGATCGTCGTCGCCTCCTCGCTCTCGGCGTCGTTCGCCGTCGACGCCGCGTCCGAGGTCGACCTCGAGCGCCTGATCCTGATCTGCCCGCTGGCCGATACCACCGAGCGCCGGCCGTGGATCCGGACCCTGTTCCGGACCCCGCTCGTCGGCACCGCGCTGTTCAACGTCCTCGTGAGCAAACCCTCGACCCGGTACTTCTACGAGCGCGACGGGTTCTACGACGCCGACCGGATCGACCCCGAATCCCTCGAGTACGCCTGGCAGAGCGCCCACCAGCCTGGGGCGAAGTACGCGCCCGCCTCGTTCGTTGCCGGCACACTCGACCCTGATTCCGACTTCGACCTGGCGACCGAACTCGCGGCACTCGAGGTCCCGACCACGCTGGTCTGGGGGCGAGACGCCGAACTCGTTCCGCTCCGTGACGGCCGGGAACTCGCCGATGCCGCCGATCTCGACCTCGTCGTCATCGACTACGCGACCCAGATGCCCCACGCCGAACACCCGGAGAAGTTCCTCGAGTACGTCTCGGCGGAGTTGCCGCGGACGGATTCCTGA
- a CDS encoding SDR family oxidoreductase has protein sequence MTKAAADDADRVATDEPSADREGIDRAGDASRTGTDEAARDTEGYTRKRCVLITGCSSGIGKATARAFLDENWRVVATARDTADIEDLADAGCETLELDVTDPGQVARVVERTVDVGGAIDCLVNNAGYAQMGPIEDTSTADLHHQFDVNVYGPHRLARAALPHMRAQGSGRIVNVSSVLGRLSFAGTGPYSGSKHALEAMSDALRAEVEGFGIDVVVIEPGPVETSFTERVEEEVPDDQTSAYESLYEIIEESQLVGGGGPLASDPEDVAAAIVHAGTCPEPPARYPVGPLAEYGLYARFLPDSLRDAAYGLVKKLV, from the coding sequence ATGACGAAGGCAGCGGCGGACGACGCAGACAGGGTGGCCACCGACGAGCCATCCGCCGACCGCGAGGGTATCGACCGGGCCGGAGACGCGTCCCGCACGGGGACAGACGAAGCCGCTCGAGACACCGAAGGGTACACGCGAAAGCGGTGCGTCCTGATCACCGGCTGCTCCTCGGGAATCGGCAAGGCGACCGCCCGCGCGTTCCTGGACGAGAACTGGCGGGTCGTCGCGACCGCTCGCGACACGGCCGACATCGAGGACCTCGCCGACGCCGGGTGTGAGACGCTCGAACTGGACGTCACCGACCCCGGCCAGGTTGCTCGCGTCGTCGAGCGAACGGTCGACGTCGGCGGCGCGATCGACTGTCTGGTCAACAACGCCGGCTACGCCCAGATGGGGCCGATCGAGGACACGTCGACGGCTGACCTCCACCATCAGTTCGACGTGAACGTCTACGGCCCGCACCGCCTCGCTCGCGCGGCGCTTCCGCACATGCGAGCGCAGGGATCCGGCCGGATCGTCAACGTTTCCTCCGTGCTCGGTCGCCTCTCCTTCGCCGGCACCGGCCCCTACTCGGGATCGAAACATGCACTCGAGGCGATGAGCGACGCGCTCCGCGCGGAGGTCGAGGGGTTCGGAATCGACGTCGTGGTGATCGAACCAGGGCCGGTCGAGACCTCGTTCACCGAGCGGGTCGAGGAGGAAGTGCCGGACGACCAAACGTCAGCCTACGAGTCGCTCTACGAGATCATCGAGGAGAGCCAGCTCGTCGGCGGTGGCGGGCCGCTCGCCTCCGACCCCGAGGACGTCGCTGCGGCCATCGTCCACGCGGGGACGTGTCCAGAGCCGCCGGCCCGGTACCCGGTCGGCCCGCTCGCTGAGTACGGCCTCTACGCGCGCTTCCTTCCCGACAGTCTCCGGGATGCCGCCTACGGCCTCGTCAAGAAGCTGGTTTGA
- a CDS encoding DUF3267 domain-containing protein, with amino-acid sequence MTATDDRSSYQHLASLRAPRSAAGRWALCSAVAFLYSWYVALDLHGAALGRPFDGVVVDPSALASGLEVVALVVGAFFVVAVPHELLHGVVMRHFGGRPRYGVRTARFGIPYAYAETRTDYGRNQMVAILVAPVVVISVVGFALAVALGARWPLVLLAANVAGSVGDCWMASRLLEYPECVRVGPVPADGGGDEDGDGNEDRNEDVDGDENRDGALAIYGRSTGSQSRPPARVAHSFLVGTVGTVVATALGVVVLVFVSLAFDSGAVVLGDGDGNWLLFRHEPTADRGVLIEVGHRVVAALGAIGGILWLGVGRGLEAPR; translated from the coding sequence GTGACCGCTACCGACGATCGATCGTCCTATCAGCACCTCGCGAGCCTGCGGGCTCCGCGGTCGGCTGCTGGCCGCTGGGCGCTCTGCTCGGCGGTCGCATTCCTGTACAGCTGGTACGTCGCACTCGACCTCCACGGCGCCGCTCTCGGCCGTCCGTTCGACGGCGTCGTCGTCGATCCGTCGGCCCTGGCGAGCGGACTCGAGGTCGTCGCGCTCGTCGTCGGCGCGTTCTTCGTCGTGGCCGTTCCCCACGAACTCCTCCACGGCGTGGTCATGCGTCACTTCGGCGGCCGACCACGCTACGGCGTTCGGACGGCCCGGTTCGGGATTCCCTACGCCTACGCCGAGACGCGAACCGACTACGGCCGCAATCAGATGGTCGCCATCCTGGTCGCTCCCGTCGTCGTCATCTCGGTCGTCGGATTCGCGCTCGCGGTCGCCCTGGGCGCTCGATGGCCGCTCGTCCTCCTCGCCGCCAACGTCGCGGGATCCGTCGGGGACTGCTGGATGGCCAGCCGGCTGCTTGAGTACCCCGAGTGCGTTCGCGTCGGGCCGGTGCCTGCCGATGGGGGCGGAGACGAGGACGGCGACGGAAACGAAGACAGAAACGAAGACGTAGACGGGGACGAGAACAGGGACGGAGCACTCGCAATCTACGGCCGTTCTACAGGCTCACAGTCGAGGCCACCCGCTCGAGTCGCCCACTCCTTTCTCGTCGGAACCGTCGGGACGGTCGTCGCAACCGCGCTGGGGGTCGTCGTCCTCGTGTTCGTCTCGCTCGCGTTCGATTCGGGGGCCGTCGTGCTCGGCGACGGCGACGGGAACTGGCTCCTCTTCCGTCACGAACCGACGGCCGACCGGGGCGTACTGATCGAGGTCGGCCACCGGGTCGTCGCGGCGCTCGGAGCGATCGGTGGAATCCTCTGGCTCGGCGTCGGCAGGGGACTCGAGGCGCCACGCTGA
- a CDS encoding VOC family protein, whose amino-acid sequence MLTDTPGLHHVTTITGPPQPTLEFYLETLGLALRCRTVNFEDILAHHLYFGNPAATPGAILTCFPYGDVDPGRLGAPQPTAVAFAIPSGSVSSWRRRLESRGHEVKEETRFDERVLSITDPDGTPIELVERSSPVTESSPIEAWKDGPVPPSIGIRGLHSVTVTPVNPYATAATLETLGLERVGQEGDRIRYRADGTHARVIDILDRSTPYGREGPGTIHHVAIRAASVDELYEWHDLFRERGYDTSRVKDRHFYHSLYVREPGGILFELATESPGFDVADSSPNALYLPPRFEADRELIESQLPPVTIPGGDGGDEGESGADETNELRADEIDESRADETDDQVDRP is encoded by the coding sequence ATGCTCACCGATACTCCCGGACTCCACCACGTCACGACGATCACGGGCCCGCCCCAGCCGACGCTCGAGTTCTACCTCGAGACGCTCGGGCTGGCCCTGCGCTGTCGGACGGTCAACTTCGAGGACATCCTCGCCCACCACCTCTACTTCGGCAACCCCGCGGCCACGCCGGGAGCGATCCTGACGTGCTTTCCCTACGGCGACGTCGATCCCGGCCGACTCGGCGCGCCTCAGCCGACGGCCGTCGCCTTCGCGATCCCGTCGGGTTCGGTCTCGTCCTGGCGGCGGCGACTCGAGAGCCGGGGTCACGAGGTCAAGGAGGAAACCCGGTTCGACGAACGCGTGCTCTCGATCACAGATCCCGACGGCACACCCATCGAACTCGTCGAGCGGTCGTCGCCGGTCACGGAGTCCTCGCCGATAGAGGCCTGGAAGGACGGCCCCGTCCCGCCGTCAATCGGCATCCGCGGACTCCACAGCGTAACCGTGACGCCGGTCAACCCCTACGCGACCGCGGCCACGCTCGAGACCCTGGGGCTCGAGCGAGTCGGCCAAGAAGGGGATCGAATTCGCTATCGCGCAGACGGCACTCACGCGAGAGTTATCGATATTCTCGACCGATCCACGCCGTACGGCCGCGAGGGCCCGGGGACGATCCACCACGTCGCCATCCGGGCCGCGAGCGTCGACGAACTCTACGAGTGGCACGACCTGTTCCGTGAGCGCGGGTACGACACTTCCCGGGTAAAAGACCGCCACTTCTATCACTCGCTGTACGTCCGCGAGCCCGGCGGCATCCTGTTCGAACTCGCGACCGAGTCGCCCGGCTTCGATGTCGCCGACTCGAGCCCCAACGCGCTGTACCTGCCTCCCCGATTCGAGGCCGACCGTGAGCTGATCGAGAGCCAGTTACCGCCGGTGACGATTCCAGGTGGCGACGGGGGTGACGAGGGTGAATCGGGAGCCGACGAAACGAACGAATTGAGAGCCGACGAGATCGACGAATCGAGAGCCGACGAAACCGACGATCAGGTCGATCGGCCGTGA
- a CDS encoding DUF7111 family protein: MTDERAEGDGDADAETRAEANGITATYSETDDERVLEFDRDGTTAAVAQNREGYAMLKVRPTATGDELERYYGFDMALDHVAERLGVAPHELPVPESAADMGM, translated from the coding sequence ATGACCGACGAGCGAGCGGAAGGCGATGGCGACGCTGACGCCGAAACGCGTGCCGAAGCGAACGGCATCACCGCGACCTACAGCGAGACGGACGACGAACGGGTGCTCGAGTTCGACCGCGACGGGACCACGGCGGCCGTCGCCCAGAACCGCGAGGGGTACGCGATGCTCAAGGTTCGACCGACCGCGACGGGCGACGAGCTGGAGCGCTACTACGGGTTCGACATGGCCCTCGACCACGTCGCCGAGCGTCTGGGGGTGGCGCCACACGAGCTCCCGGTTCCGGAGTCTGCAGCGGACATGGGGATGTAG
- a CDS encoding cupredoxin domain-containing protein encodes MVLLGATTGSSLVAGCLAEEEPESDDGPANERDDTTTEANDSDESPTGENETDGDESNSDGETTEDDGRSDSESDADRDTEDGDSDGAEETDGSGETAPTDVDEFVFEARTSHFTGLEPSAIADERNPTLVLTEGERYTITWHNADGHVHNVEIRDENEDVVRDYRTEPTDAESQSLTFEATADAAAYVCDLHDSWGQRGSIDVVSDGGGA; translated from the coding sequence GTGGTCCTCCTCGGAGCGACTACGGGGTCGTCGCTCGTGGCCGGGTGTCTGGCAGAGGAGGAGCCTGAATCCGACGACGGTCCGGCGAACGAACGCGACGACACGACAACCGAAGCGAACGATTCCGACGAGTCCCCGACCGGTGAGAACGAAACGGACGGCGACGAATCCAATAGCGACGGCGAGACAACAGAGGACGACGGCCGATCCGACTCCGAATCCGACGCAGACAGAGATACCGAGGATGGCGACAGCGATGGAGCGGAGGAAACGGATGGTTCCGGCGAGACGGCCCCGACGGACGTCGACGAGTTCGTCTTCGAAGCCCGGACGTCTCACTTCACGGGGCTCGAACCGTCCGCCATCGCCGACGAACGAAATCCGACGCTCGTGCTCACTGAAGGGGAGCGGTACACGATCACCTGGCACAACGCGGACGGACACGTGCACAACGTCGAAATCCGTGACGAAAACGAGGACGTCGTCCGGGACTACCGAACTGAACCAACGGATGCCGAGTCACAGTCGCTCACGTTCGAGGCGACCGCCGACGCGGCGGCGTACGTCTGCGACCTACACGACTCCTGGGGCCAGCGCGGGTCCATCGACGTCGTTTCCGACGGTGGCGGTGCGTAG
- a CDS encoding NAD-dependent epimerase/dehydratase family protein, protein MNVLVTGANGTVGTALRDHLESELDANFEPTWIDIEPHQEYETTMGDVTDYATVREAMVGQDAVVHLGMPDFLGGPGSRSLAWSEGFAASCQAIGNVLEAAANEGLETAVYASSNHAVGMYEVQNAPEIYGSDFDLDIDHTAPLRPDSRYGVVKVFGEAMGQLAADAHGVNGYAIRIGSVRDPEYDHPYGDAERGVDRGEFERESEAYEEQVARQKCMWQSRRDLAREVARCLERGAEVARAAADDERGEFDVFYGRSASDRSWLDLDHAREVIGYDPADDATAWQGPPE, encoded by the coding sequence ATGAACGTCCTCGTCACCGGCGCGAACGGTACAGTCGGCACCGCGCTTCGCGACCACCTCGAGTCCGAACTCGACGCGAATTTCGAGCCCACCTGGATCGACATCGAACCACACCAGGAGTACGAGACGACGATGGGCGACGTCACCGACTACGCGACCGTCCGGGAGGCGATGGTCGGCCAGGACGCCGTCGTCCACCTGGGGATGCCCGACTTCCTCGGCGGTCCGGGTTCGCGTTCACTCGCCTGGAGCGAGGGGTTCGCCGCGAGTTGTCAGGCGATCGGCAACGTCCTCGAGGCGGCGGCCAACGAAGGTCTCGAGACGGCCGTCTACGCCTCGTCGAACCACGCGGTCGGCATGTACGAGGTGCAGAACGCGCCCGAGATTTACGGCTCGGATTTCGACCTCGATATCGATCACACCGCCCCACTGCGGCCCGACTCTCGCTATGGCGTCGTCAAGGTCTTCGGCGAGGCGATGGGACAGCTGGCGGCGGACGCCCACGGAGTGAACGGCTACGCGATTCGGATCGGTTCGGTTCGCGATCCGGAGTACGACCACCCCTACGGGGACGCCGAGCGCGGCGTCGACCGGGGCGAGTTCGAACGCGAGAGCGAGGCCTACGAGGAGCAGGTCGCCCGCCAGAAGTGTATGTGGCAGTCGCGTCGAGATCTCGCCCGGGAGGTCGCTCGCTGTCTCGAGCGCGGGGCCGAGGTTGCTCGAGCGGCGGCTGACGACGAACGTGGCGAGTTCGACGTCTTCTACGGCCGCAGCGCGAGCGACCGAAGCTGGCTCGACCTCGATCACGCACGCGAGGTTATCGGCTACGACCCGGCTGACGATGCGACGGCGTGGCAGGGGCCGCCGGAGTGA
- a CDS encoding transcriptional regulator — protein sequence MADLNPIAKRIHNVSPRAVRLTLEDGTEAVFEMDWVEFFQQEFKAEGSREDEPDVEYRFVSSADNESVLVGRRASNEEGDEADWSMVGRVLEAEAADE from the coding sequence ATGGCCGATCTGAATCCGATCGCGAAGCGCATCCACAACGTCTCGCCCAGGGCGGTTCGACTCACCCTCGAGGACGGCACCGAGGCCGTCTTCGAAATGGACTGGGTCGAGTTCTTCCAGCAGGAGTTCAAAGCCGAGGGGAGCCGCGAGGACGAACCCGACGTCGAGTATCGGTTCGTCTCGAGCGCGGACAACGAGTCGGTCCTCGTCGGTCGCCGGGCATCGAACGAGGAGGGAGACGAAGCGGACTGGTCGATGGTCGGACGCGTACTCGAGGCCGAGGCGGCCGATGAGTAA